Proteins encoded within one genomic window of Acidovorax sp. 107:
- a CDS encoding helix-turn-helix domain-containing protein, protein MRVIESVADVGGLFTVNEFCKWASIGRTKLYAEMNAGRLMAKKIGSRTLIPRAEAQKWMEQLPTKH, encoded by the coding sequence ATGAGAGTTATTGAGTCAGTTGCCGATGTTGGGGGCTTGTTTACTGTCAACGAGTTTTGTAAGTGGGCCAGTATTGGTCGCACCAAGCTTTATGCCGAGATGAATGCCGGAAGACTCATGGCAAAGAAGATTGGTAGCCGAACCTTGATCCCAAGAGCTGAAGCGCAAAAATGGATGGAGCAGCTACCTACGAAGCATTGA